Proteins from one Gossypium raimondii isolate GPD5lz chromosome 8, ASM2569854v1, whole genome shotgun sequence genomic window:
- the LOC105790536 gene encoding 1-aminocyclopropane-1-carboxylate oxidase 3: MATFPVINLEKLNGDERSRIMEQIKDACENWGFFEVMNHGIPHDFMDSVERLTKEHYKKCMEQRFKELVASKALEGLEAEVTDMDWESTFHLCHLPESNMAEIPDLSDEYRKVMKEFAVKLEKLAEELLDLFCENIGLEKGYLKKAFYGAKGPTFGTKVSNYPPCPTPDKIKGLRAHTDAGGIILLFQDPVVGGLQLLKDGEWVDVPPLRHSIVINLGDQLEVITNGKYKSVEHRVIAQTDGTRMSLASFYNPGSDAVIYPAPALVEKEAEEKNKQVYPKFVFEEYMKLYAGLKFQAKEPRFEAMKAMEATAPIATA; the protein is encoded by the exons ATGGCTACTTTCCCAGTGATCAACTTAGAGAAGCTTAATGGTGATGAGAGATCAAGAATCATGGAGCAAATCAAGGATGCCTGTGAAAACTGGGGATTTTTTGAG GTGATGAACCATGGGATTCCACATGATTTTATGGACTCTGTTGAGAGGTTAACGAAAGAACATTACAAGAAATGTATGGAACAAAGGTTTAAAGAACTGGTAGCAAGCAAGGCTCTTGAAGGACTTGAGGCTGAAGTTACGGATATGGATTGGGAAAGTACATTTCACTTGTGCCATCTCCCTGAATCAAACATGGCTGAAATCCCAGATCTCAGCGATGAATATAG GAAAGTGATGAAGGAATTTGCAGTGAAATTGGAGAAACTAGCAGAGGAGTTGTTGGATTTGTTTTGTGAGAATATTGGATTAGAGAAAGGGTATTTGAAAAAGGCGTTTTATGGGGCAAAAGGTCCAACCTTTGGCACCAAAGTTAGCAACTATCCACCATGTCCGACCCCAGACAAAATCAAGGGACTCAGAGCCCATACTGATGCAGGTGGCATCATCTTGCTGTTCCAAGACCCCGTCGTCGGCGGCCTTCAGCTTCTTAAAGACGGCGAGTGGGTCGATGTTCCACCGCTCCGCCACTCCATCGTCATCAACCTCGGTGATCAGCTCGAG GTGATCACCAATGGCAAGTACAAGAGTGTGGAGCACCGAGTCATAGCCCAAACCGATGGAACTCGGATGTCTTTAGCTTCATTCTACAACCCCGGCAGCGACGCTGTCATCTATCCGGCGCCGGCGTTGGTGGAGAAAGAAGCTGAGGAAAAGAACAAACAGGTTTACCCCAAATTTGTGTTTGAAGAGTACATGAAACTGTATGCAGGACTGAAATTCCAGGCCAAGGAACCAAGGTTTGAAGCCATGAAAGCGATGGAAGCTACTGCTCCCATTGCAAcagcttaa